Proteins found in one Microbacterium sp. LWS13-1.2 genomic segment:
- a CDS encoding alpha-N-arabinofuranosidase has protein sequence MTAARIALDPRFTVGPIDRRIFGSFVEHLGRCVYDGIYEPGHPEADAEGFRRDVVALVKELGVTIVRYPGGNFVSGYKWEDGVGPREARPHRLDLAWHSLETNDVGLHEFADWARKAEVELMLAVNLGTRGVAEALDLLEYSNVRGGSALSEQRRMNGADEPFAVRMWCLGNEMDGPWQLGHRSAADYGKLAGMTAKAMRQLDPSVQLVVCGSSNSGMPTFGAWEREVLEQTYDDVDFISCHAYYRETDGDRASFLASAVDMDGFIETVVATADHVKSVLRSEKTIDISFDEWNIWYAARFENDERITDIETWPIAPRLLEDVYTVTDAVVFGGLLISLLKHADRVKAASLAQLVNVIAPIMTEPDGAAWRQTTFFPFALTARLAQGTVLRLEIECGTVATSVYGAVPVIDGVATLADDGSVALFVTNRHLTDVTDVTIDLGALGDVVVSECLTLADEDQDASNTREDPDRVAMHVNDSASVKDGVLTVSLPAVSWTAISLTRAGAFHAAGRSSQRSA, from the coding sequence ATGACCGCCGCACGAATCGCCCTTGACCCCCGCTTCACCGTGGGGCCCATTGATCGGAGGATATTCGGCTCATTCGTCGAGCATCTGGGGCGGTGCGTCTACGACGGGATCTACGAGCCGGGGCATCCGGAGGCGGATGCGGAGGGCTTCCGTCGCGATGTGGTCGCGCTCGTGAAGGAGCTGGGGGTGACAATCGTTCGATACCCGGGTGGGAACTTCGTCTCCGGCTACAAATGGGAGGACGGTGTCGGTCCCCGGGAGGCTCGGCCGCACCGACTCGACCTGGCGTGGCATTCGCTAGAGACGAACGATGTGGGATTGCACGAGTTCGCGGACTGGGCCAGAAAGGCAGAAGTCGAGTTGATGCTCGCCGTCAACCTGGGCACTCGCGGGGTCGCGGAGGCGCTGGATCTCTTGGAGTACAGCAACGTTCGTGGCGGGTCCGCTCTGTCCGAGCAGCGCCGCATGAACGGCGCCGACGAGCCGTTCGCAGTCCGAATGTGGTGTCTCGGCAACGAGATGGACGGTCCGTGGCAGCTTGGGCACCGCAGCGCCGCCGACTACGGCAAGCTCGCGGGCATGACGGCCAAAGCGATGCGTCAGCTCGATCCTTCGGTTCAGCTTGTGGTGTGCGGCAGTTCGAATTCGGGCATGCCGACCTTCGGGGCGTGGGAGCGCGAGGTGCTGGAGCAGACTTATGACGACGTCGACTTCATCTCATGTCACGCGTACTACCGCGAGACAGACGGGGATCGGGCGAGCTTCCTCGCCTCCGCCGTCGACATGGACGGCTTCATCGAAACGGTCGTGGCCACCGCGGACCACGTGAAGTCAGTGCTGCGCAGCGAGAAGACGATCGACATCTCGTTCGACGAGTGGAACATCTGGTACGCAGCGCGTTTCGAGAACGACGAGCGCATCACAGATATCGAGACGTGGCCGATCGCGCCGCGACTGCTCGAAGACGTGTACACGGTGACGGATGCCGTCGTCTTCGGCGGCCTGCTGATCTCTCTTCTCAAGCACGCCGATCGCGTGAAGGCGGCGAGCCTCGCCCAGCTGGTGAACGTCATCGCGCCGATCATGACCGAGCCGGACGGTGCCGCGTGGCGCCAGACCACGTTCTTCCCCTTCGCGCTCACAGCACGCCTGGCACAGGGTACGGTCCTCCGCCTCGAGATCGAGTGCGGGACCGTTGCCACGTCGGTATACGGCGCCGTCCCCGTCATCGACGGCGTCGCGACGCTAGCTGACGACGGCAGTGTGGCGCTGTTCGTCACGAACCGCCATCTGACGGACGTGACAGATGTGACCATTGATCTTGGCGCTCTCGGCGATGTCGTCGTGAGCGAGTGCCTCACGCTTGCCGATGAGGATCAGGATGCCTCCAACACCCGCGAAGACCCCGACCGAGTGGCGATGCACGTGAATGACAGCGCATCCGTGAAGGATGGCGTGCTGACGGTGAGTTTGCCTGCCGTGTCGTGGACCGCGATCTCGCTCACCCGCGCTGGAGCCTTCCACGCGGCCGGGCGGAGTTCGCAACGATCAGCGTGA
- a CDS encoding alpha-L-fucosidase codes for MDAKLGIFIHWGVYSVPAFHNEWYSRKMYLEASPDLTHHRETYGEHRDFGYKDFIPHFTMRDFDPREWAALFKRAGAQFVVPVAEHHDGFAMYETQRSRWNAAVMGPCRDVFGELTASVDQAWMVPGASSHRAEHWFFMDGGSRFDSDVRDPAYADFYGPAQREELTPHERFLEDWVLRTVELIDNYRPQVLWFDWWIEQPAFEPYVRMLGAYYYNNRAVEWGREVVINYKWEAFADGSAVYDIERGTMGGIRSSLWQNDTAISKTSWSWVDGHEYKSVDTLVAELADTVSKNGLLLLNVRPKPDGTIPDAEQRILDGLGDWLTRNGEAIYGTRPWRIAQEGPTQPVVGSFVDSDAPAYGAADVRFTSRHDVTGDYVYAILLAEPEDGIARVSALGAGSGLLDRGIREVSVLGGTAPVTWEQTTSGLHVMLPPRLPLAGGPVVKLFLKDVVVPARQDFLHS; via the coding sequence ATCGATGCCAAACTCGGCATCTTCATCCACTGGGGCGTCTACTCCGTTCCCGCTTTCCATAACGAGTGGTACTCGCGGAAAATGTACCTCGAAGCGTCCCCGGACCTCACACACCACCGTGAGACGTACGGCGAGCATCGTGACTTCGGATACAAGGACTTCATCCCTCATTTCACGATGCGCGACTTCGATCCGCGCGAATGGGCTGCCCTCTTCAAGCGCGCAGGTGCGCAGTTCGTCGTTCCCGTGGCCGAGCATCACGACGGCTTCGCGATGTATGAGACGCAGCGGTCGCGCTGGAACGCTGCCGTGATGGGTCCCTGCCGAGACGTCTTCGGCGAGCTGACCGCATCGGTCGACCAGGCGTGGATGGTGCCCGGTGCGTCCTCCCACAGAGCGGAGCACTGGTTCTTCATGGACGGAGGCTCACGATTCGACTCCGACGTACGCGATCCGGCGTATGCAGACTTCTACGGCCCCGCCCAGCGTGAAGAGTTGACGCCGCACGAACGATTCCTCGAGGACTGGGTGCTGCGTACCGTGGAGCTCATCGACAACTATCGACCGCAGGTGCTCTGGTTCGACTGGTGGATCGAGCAGCCCGCCTTCGAGCCGTACGTGCGCATGCTGGGTGCCTACTACTACAACAACCGCGCCGTCGAATGGGGTCGCGAAGTCGTGATCAACTACAAGTGGGAGGCGTTCGCCGACGGCAGCGCCGTGTACGACATCGAGCGCGGAACCATGGGCGGGATCCGCTCGTCCCTGTGGCAGAACGACACGGCCATTTCGAAGACGTCGTGGAGCTGGGTCGATGGCCACGAGTACAAGTCAGTGGACACGCTCGTCGCCGAGCTCGCGGACACCGTGTCGAAGAACGGCCTGCTCCTGCTCAACGTCCGCCCCAAGCCCGATGGGACGATCCCGGATGCCGAGCAGCGGATCCTCGACGGCCTCGGAGACTGGCTCACCCGCAACGGCGAGGCGATCTATGGCACGCGGCCATGGCGCATTGCACAGGAGGGGCCGACACAACCGGTTGTCGGCTCCTTCGTGGATTCTGACGCCCCGGCGTACGGCGCTGCAGACGTCCGCTTCACCAGTCGACACGACGTGACCGGTGACTATGTATACGCGATCCTGCTCGCCGAGCCGGAGGACGGAATCGCACGCGTCAGCGCCCTCGGCGCGGGTTCCGGCCTACTCGATCGCGGCATACGCGAGGTCAGCGTGCTCGGCGGCACCGCGCCCGTGACGTGGGAGCAGACAACTTCCGGCTTGCACGTGATGCTGCCGCCGCGCCTTCCTCTTGCCGGAGGGCCGGTCGTGAAGCTGTTCCTCAAGGACGTCGTCGTGCCCGCGCGGCAGGACTTCCTTCACAGCTGA
- a CDS encoding glycoside hydrolase family 95-like protein: MVDDGIEHPVADLHRHDALQAASALRLGSHVPDDVTTETLLGRAAGDVDHDLALIELAYAAGRYNIISSTGHLPATLQGVWQGTWSPAWSADYTLNGNMQNGAIASLVSTGTPELMRSVSRLLVPHLDDFRTNAKRIFGVEGALLPSRMSSHGLANHFSPAFPLQFWMGSGGWVLRMLADAVLATGDRSLVDDHSWHLVEEVLRFYQAVASQERLAPAYSPENTPLGSSTAISVDPAMDVAILRDVARSARVLAEARGVPPVEIPAVGPRYRVEGGRLAEWSFPGQADQVAHRHTSQLYALWYEADEAFTDPELRAAAAKLIHDKIAWRAENPGPPPGNMEMAFGLTQLGLAAATLGDHVALEQCVQWLARLHFTPAMTTTHDAGRLFNVDASGGLPALIAAALVQSTRDTIRLLPARPSSWTRGSVSGLTTRTGLRVVTLNWADDGVRLVLAADAVSRWVRREGVTVLLPRPATVNDGTEPVDSFRLDDSDSHTLELRWAG, from the coding sequence GTGGTCGACGACGGCATCGAGCATCCCGTGGCCGATCTGCATCGACACGATGCCTTGCAAGCGGCTTCGGCGCTTCGTCTGGGCTCCCACGTTCCGGATGACGTGACGACGGAGACGCTGCTGGGGCGCGCAGCAGGTGACGTCGACCATGATCTGGCTCTCATCGAGCTGGCCTACGCGGCGGGTCGGTACAACATCATCTCGTCCACGGGGCACCTCCCCGCTACCTTGCAGGGTGTCTGGCAGGGCACCTGGTCACCGGCGTGGTCGGCCGACTACACCCTGAACGGCAACATGCAGAACGGTGCGATCGCATCGCTCGTGTCGACGGGGACTCCCGAGCTCATGCGGTCGGTCTCCCGCTTGCTCGTCCCACATCTCGATGATTTCCGCACCAACGCGAAACGTATCTTCGGAGTCGAGGGAGCCTTGCTCCCGAGTCGTATGAGCAGTCACGGCCTGGCCAACCACTTCTCCCCGGCGTTTCCTCTTCAGTTCTGGATGGGGTCCGGCGGCTGGGTCCTCCGAATGCTCGCGGACGCCGTTCTGGCAACAGGAGACCGCAGCCTCGTCGACGACCACTCTTGGCACCTTGTTGAAGAGGTGTTGCGGTTCTACCAGGCGGTCGCTTCGCAGGAGCGACTCGCGCCTGCCTATTCACCCGAGAACACTCCGCTCGGATCCTCCACGGCGATCTCGGTGGACCCCGCGATGGATGTCGCGATTCTCCGCGACGTTGCACGATCAGCGCGCGTACTCGCCGAAGCCCGGGGAGTGCCGCCGGTGGAGATCCCCGCGGTCGGACCGCGGTATCGAGTCGAAGGCGGGCGCCTGGCCGAGTGGTCGTTCCCCGGGCAGGCCGATCAAGTCGCCCACCGACACACCAGCCAGCTCTACGCGCTCTGGTATGAAGCTGACGAGGCTTTCACGGATCCCGAGCTGCGCGCCGCGGCAGCGAAGTTGATCCACGACAAGATCGCCTGGCGAGCGGAGAACCCGGGCCCCCCGCCCGGGAACATGGAGATGGCGTTCGGGCTCACGCAGCTCGGTCTGGCGGCTGCCACTCTGGGTGATCATGTCGCGCTGGAGCAATGCGTCCAATGGCTCGCACGCCTGCATTTCACGCCGGCGATGACCACAACTCACGACGCAGGGCGGCTGTTCAACGTCGACGCCAGCGGTGGGTTGCCTGCTCTCATCGCTGCTGCACTCGTACAATCGACGCGCGACACGATCCGCTTGCTGCCGGCGCGCCCGAGTTCCTGGACGCGCGGCTCCGTCAGCGGGCTCACCACTCGGACAGGTCTCCGAGTCGTCACGCTGAACTGGGCTGACGATGGAGTTCGTCTTGTCCTCGCCGCCGATGCCGTATCCCGATGGGTCCGTCGAGAGGGAGTCACTGTGCTTCTCCCCCGCCCGGCGACCGTCAACGATGGGACCGAGCCTGTCGACAGTTTTCGCCTCGACGACTCCGACTCGCATACGCTGGAGCTCAGGTGGGCAGGCTAG
- a CDS encoding LacI family DNA-binding transcriptional regulator, with product MRDVAELAGVSGQTVSRVANNMGNVAERTRRRVELAMEELGYRPNNAARALRRGEFRSIAVVAFGLETLGNVRTVSAIANEAARRSYAVELISVQHTPDELGTADFSWAMRRLGQDAVDGIILILETSKSATAALQIPPGVPAVIVDAGAAFEHPSVDANQEQGARLAVDHLLALGHPTVWHIGGPAVSNAAAARAKAWRSRLEEAGRMIPDVVIGDWTPESGYSAGLELAARGGVTAVFAANDQMALGALRAFHESGVAVPAAVSVVGFDDMEESAHFWPPLTTVRQYFETAGATAVSLLVDQIEHREVPAGRRLIDTSLVVRASTGPFGEHSDS from the coding sequence ATGCGCGATGTTGCCGAGCTCGCAGGTGTTTCCGGTCAGACTGTCTCGCGGGTCGCGAACAACATGGGCAACGTCGCCGAGCGCACGCGCCGGCGCGTTGAGCTGGCGATGGAGGAGCTCGGCTACCGTCCGAATAACGCTGCTAGGGCGCTCCGAAGGGGCGAGTTCCGGTCGATCGCCGTGGTCGCGTTCGGGCTCGAGACCCTCGGCAACGTTCGAACGGTGAGCGCTATCGCCAACGAAGCCGCGCGGAGGAGTTACGCGGTCGAGCTGATCTCGGTGCAACACACCCCCGACGAACTCGGCACCGCAGACTTCTCCTGGGCCATGCGAAGACTCGGCCAAGACGCCGTCGACGGCATCATCCTCATCCTGGAGACAAGCAAGTCCGCTACGGCCGCCCTCCAGATACCCCCAGGGGTGCCGGCGGTCATCGTCGATGCGGGAGCCGCCTTCGAGCACCCCTCGGTCGACGCGAATCAAGAGCAGGGTGCCCGGCTCGCCGTGGATCATCTCCTGGCCCTCGGGCATCCGACCGTATGGCACATTGGCGGGCCGGCTGTGTCGAACGCCGCTGCTGCACGGGCGAAGGCATGGCGTTCTCGCCTCGAGGAGGCTGGTCGCATGATCCCCGACGTTGTGATCGGCGATTGGACACCGGAGTCTGGCTATAGCGCCGGCCTGGAGCTCGCTGCTCGCGGCGGTGTGACTGCGGTCTTCGCCGCCAATGATCAGATGGCACTTGGGGCGCTCCGCGCGTTTCACGAGAGCGGAGTCGCGGTGCCCGCCGCCGTCAGCGTGGTCGGGTTCGACGACATGGAGGAGTCCGCCCACTTCTGGCCCCCACTCACGACGGTGCGGCAGTATTTCGAGACTGCAGGTGCGACCGCTGTGTCGTTGCTCGTGGACCAGATCGAGCACCGTGAAGTTCCGGCTGGACGGCGTTTGATCGACACGAGCCTCGTGGTACGAGCCTCGACCGGCCCCTTCGGTGAGCACTCAGACTCCTGA
- a CDS encoding NEW3 domain-containing protein has product MSGDITVVLADGTYRLTEPLRFGAEDSGRKGHTVAWVAAPGATPVLSGGARIGGWALAPGSNTVWKARVPASVQIDPGQLYVDGAMATRARTQLSRGDISITAGGVDLTSPALSYLNDIKQQDRVTMEFVNSFTDRYSPVKSIAGNHLTMVQPAWDNNTWGWDTVQRPFRNGPVYIENAREFLDEPGEWYYDKAARTVYYQPLEGQSMNGINVEMPRLESLLQIGGTYDDPAHHLTFSGIRFSATAWTAPDSDQGYAVQQSGAFAYGTAARPADAFNSCGRGCRAFEGTRNTWRMAPAAVQVSAANNIALTDNVYTNLGSVSLGIGLDANAHASGVGLGASDVIVSRSRFFESAGGGIVVGGIQPDAHHPSDPRMTNKDIAISDNLVHDVAKVYEDQTGILFTYVTRATVTHNEVWNVPYTGIGAGWGWGTNDVGGNAEYVTRGLYDFQPIYDTPTTFRDALVSHNYVHDVMQTMHDGAAFYNLSKSPGSVLEKNYLVAPTAMGTYFDEGSGLWTSQRNVYRVRTPGNTWNAGAGNITYKDNWLIGSNASSFDGPTNTVSGTVLLGLDQVLPLAAARVVYDSGLSQALRTTLDAQRPAMSVSLIPAATSQPGGSATLEATLTNLDVSAALEDVSAALIAPDGWSVTADAAQSSIDPGESVAARFTVTPPPSTGQLIEKASIASSVTYHLHGQIGTAVSAPTTLSVSSSPVTSLSTFESVASVFAEKDGVFVIGNAGADIWSGGSQSDDEYGTIFSPDGFKDGSVMTVRVDSEEPINAWTKAGLVVRDDLTKPRQSLGYLALVVTPSNGITYNYDANGDGLLDKSWQIRNVKAPVWLRLTRTGSSVSATYSIDGATWAAVGSPVTLSAPQEAQDGGMIYSSHDRNKFGTAVFSGFSLN; this is encoded by the coding sequence ATGAGTGGCGACATCACGGTCGTCCTGGCGGACGGAACCTATCGCCTCACCGAGCCGCTGCGATTCGGCGCCGAGGATTCGGGTCGCAAGGGCCACACCGTCGCGTGGGTGGCCGCGCCGGGTGCAACGCCGGTGTTGTCCGGCGGAGCGCGAATCGGCGGGTGGGCGCTTGCACCCGGGTCCAACACGGTCTGGAAGGCGCGGGTTCCGGCGAGTGTCCAGATCGACCCCGGTCAGCTCTACGTCGACGGGGCGATGGCGACCCGAGCCCGGACCCAGTTGTCGCGGGGCGACATCTCCATCACAGCAGGGGGAGTCGACCTCACGTCACCGGCCCTGTCGTACTTGAACGACATCAAGCAGCAGGACCGCGTCACGATGGAGTTCGTGAACTCGTTCACCGACCGGTACTCGCCTGTCAAGAGCATTGCGGGCAACCACCTCACGATGGTGCAGCCCGCGTGGGACAACAACACCTGGGGCTGGGACACCGTCCAGCGTCCCTTCCGCAACGGCCCTGTCTACATCGAGAACGCCCGCGAGTTCCTCGACGAGCCGGGTGAGTGGTACTACGACAAGGCCGCACGCACCGTGTATTACCAGCCGCTCGAGGGTCAGAGCATGAATGGCATCAATGTGGAGATGCCGCGGCTCGAGTCGCTGCTGCAGATCGGCGGCACGTACGACGATCCGGCACACCACTTGACGTTCTCGGGGATCCGGTTCAGCGCTACGGCGTGGACCGCACCCGACAGTGACCAGGGCTACGCCGTCCAGCAGTCCGGTGCCTTCGCCTACGGCACGGCAGCGCGCCCCGCGGACGCCTTCAACAGTTGCGGGAGAGGCTGCCGCGCGTTCGAGGGCACGCGCAATACCTGGCGCATGGCGCCGGCCGCCGTACAGGTCTCAGCCGCGAACAACATCGCCCTGACCGACAACGTCTACACCAACCTGGGCTCAGTGAGTCTCGGAATCGGACTGGACGCCAATGCGCACGCGTCGGGAGTCGGCCTTGGCGCGAGCGACGTGATCGTCAGTCGATCCCGCTTCTTCGAGAGCGCCGGCGGCGGGATCGTTGTCGGCGGCATACAGCCGGATGCGCACCACCCCTCGGATCCGAGGATGACGAACAAGGACATCGCAATCTCGGACAACCTCGTCCATGACGTCGCGAAGGTGTATGAGGACCAGACCGGCATCCTGTTCACGTACGTGACCCGGGCGACGGTGACGCACAACGAGGTCTGGAACGTTCCCTACACCGGTATCGGTGCTGGATGGGGATGGGGGACAAACGACGTGGGTGGAAACGCGGAGTACGTCACCCGAGGTCTCTACGACTTCCAGCCGATCTACGACACGCCCACGACCTTCCGCGACGCCCTTGTCTCGCACAACTATGTTCACGATGTCATGCAGACGATGCACGATGGTGCTGCCTTCTACAACCTCTCCAAGAGCCCAGGAAGCGTCCTGGAAAAGAACTACCTCGTCGCTCCGACCGCGATGGGAACCTACTTCGACGAAGGCTCGGGTCTGTGGACTTCCCAGCGCAACGTCTACCGCGTCCGGACACCCGGGAACACCTGGAACGCCGGAGCCGGCAACATCACCTATAAGGACAACTGGCTCATCGGCTCGAACGCGTCCTCGTTCGATGGTCCGACGAACACGGTGTCGGGGACGGTTCTGCTCGGCTTGGACCAGGTGCTGCCGTTGGCGGCGGCGCGAGTGGTATACGACTCCGGCCTGTCACAGGCGCTGCGCACCACTCTCGACGCGCAGCGGCCGGCTATGTCGGTGTCCCTGATACCTGCAGCGACCAGCCAGCCCGGCGGGTCGGCGACTCTCGAGGCTACGCTGACCAACCTCGACGTGAGCGCGGCGCTCGAGGACGTCTCCGCAGCACTCATTGCGCCCGATGGATGGTCCGTGACGGCCGATGCGGCTCAGTCGAGCATCGATCCTGGCGAAAGCGTCGCAGCGCGATTCACGGTGACGCCGCCCCCGAGCACCGGCCAGCTGATCGAAAAGGCGTCCATCGCGAGTTCGGTCACCTACCACCTCCACGGGCAGATCGGGACAGCGGTGAGCGCGCCGACGACACTCTCGGTATCGTCCTCGCCGGTCACCAGCCTGAGCACCTTCGAGTCGGTGGCCAGCGTCTTCGCCGAGAAGGACGGCGTCTTCGTGATCGGCAATGCCGGCGCCGACATCTGGAGCGGTGGAAGCCAGTCGGACGACGAGTACGGCACGATCTTCTCGCCGGATGGCTTCAAGGATGGGTCCGTCATGACCGTCCGCGTCGACAGCGAAGAACCCATCAACGCATGGACCAAGGCGGGACTCGTCGTTCGCGACGACCTCACGAAACCGCGTCAATCGCTCGGCTACCTCGCCCTCGTCGTAACGCCCTCCAACGGCATTACGTACAACTACGACGCAAATGGCGACGGGCTGCTTGACAAGTCGTGGCAGATCCGAAATGTGAAAGCCCCGGTGTGGTTGCGGCTCACCCGCACCGGCTCCTCTGTGTCGGCCACCTACTCGATCGACGGCGCCACGTGGGCAGCTGTCGGGTCACCTGTCACGTTGTCCGCCCCCCAAGAGGCGCAGGACGGAGGGATGATCTACTCCTCGCACGACCGCAACAAGTTCGGCACGGCGGTCTTCAGCGGCTTCAGCTTGAACTGA
- a CDS encoding family 43 glycosylhydrolase translates to MPHDDHHAPVTNEPRAITSQAIGHMSPYEGSWGHVVLDGDFADPDVIFAEGFYWLISSTFHYSPGMAILCSDDLRSWQYAGHCVADITALGQAYAGEAMSRGSGGMFAGSIREHDGTYFVYFTTFEEGLFVVRAPHPAGPWTRPLLIWDEPFWDDPCPIWSDSGEGWLVLSRPGYPTDSGWKTYVMPLSGDGLEVQPDRLRILDDTWSSEGNKAYHIDGQYYVLHNEVRSLGNRVAVIMRAPTMDGPWEKRDLLVSEAADRDREPNQGSLLQTVEGDWVFVTHHGRMGYPEGRPVSVLPVTWADGWPAAVLTSALPSASRPASTILGMSDAFGSRTLGPQWEWVYQPAPDSWEATATGLRLAALPPRRAGDPRSVRNLLTQRMLSGQGQVTLHIEMGAADPGTVVNMGNLGSPFSALQVRRSTFDCSIDVVHGEVALDVEEGPRVPISWSLWLRVNYDLRSFASFSFSVDGERFFPVGSSYRTGMLGYRGNRIAVAAWDDDRDEDVRKASSWVTLRRFVYERSEQEDPAT, encoded by the coding sequence ATGCCGCACGACGACCACCACGCCCCCGTGACGAACGAGCCGCGAGCAATCACATCGCAGGCGATCGGACACATGTCGCCGTATGAAGGCAGCTGGGGTCACGTCGTGCTCGATGGGGACTTCGCCGACCCCGACGTTATCTTTGCCGAAGGGTTCTATTGGCTGATCAGCTCAACGTTTCACTACTCGCCGGGCATGGCGATTCTTTGCTCCGACGACCTCCGCTCGTGGCAGTACGCGGGGCACTGCGTCGCCGACATCACCGCACTTGGGCAGGCTTATGCCGGCGAGGCGATGTCGCGGGGAAGCGGCGGCATGTTCGCCGGGTCGATCCGTGAGCATGACGGCACGTACTTCGTATATTTCACGACGTTCGAGGAAGGCCTCTTCGTCGTCAGGGCACCCCACCCTGCCGGCCCGTGGACCCGGCCGTTGCTGATCTGGGATGAGCCGTTCTGGGACGATCCATGCCCGATCTGGTCAGACTCCGGCGAGGGGTGGCTCGTGCTGAGCCGTCCGGGATATCCGACCGACAGCGGGTGGAAGACCTACGTCATGCCCCTGTCGGGGGATGGCCTTGAAGTTCAGCCGGACCGCCTGCGAATCCTCGACGACACCTGGTCCAGTGAAGGCAATAAGGCGTACCACATCGATGGGCAGTACTACGTCCTGCATAACGAGGTTCGTTCGCTCGGCAACCGGGTGGCCGTCATCATGCGAGCGCCCACGATGGACGGGCCGTGGGAGAAGCGTGACCTGCTCGTGAGCGAGGCCGCTGATCGGGATAGGGAGCCCAACCAGGGTTCACTCCTGCAAACAGTCGAGGGTGATTGGGTGTTCGTCACGCACCACGGCAGAATGGGCTATCCGGAAGGACGTCCGGTGAGCGTTCTCCCGGTGACCTGGGCAGACGGATGGCCAGCCGCCGTGCTGACTTCCGCGCTACCGTCTGCCAGCAGACCGGCGAGCACGATTCTCGGCATGAGTGACGCGTTCGGCTCGCGCACGCTCGGTCCGCAGTGGGAGTGGGTGTATCAGCCCGCGCCGGATTCCTGGGAGGCGACCGCGACCGGGCTCCGTTTGGCGGCACTTCCCCCACGAAGGGCTGGGGACCCGCGCAGCGTGAGGAATCTGCTGACGCAGCGCATGCTGAGCGGGCAGGGCCAGGTGACGCTGCACATCGAGATGGGCGCGGCTGACCCGGGCACGGTCGTGAATATGGGCAATCTCGGGTCACCGTTCTCCGCCCTCCAGGTGCGACGCTCGACCTTCGACTGCAGCATCGACGTCGTTCACGGCGAGGTTGCGCTCGACGTTGAGGAAGGGCCGAGGGTCCCGATCTCGTGGTCTCTCTGGCTGCGTGTCAACTACGACCTCCGATCCTTCGCGTCGTTCTCCTTCTCGGTGGATGGTGAGCGCTTCTTTCCTGTCGGCTCCAGTTACAGGACGGGAATGCTCGGTTATCGCGGTAACAGAATCGCCGTCGCCGCCTGGGACGACGATCGGGATGAGGATGTCCGAAAGGCCTCCAGCTGGGTCACTCTGCGTCGATTCGTGTACGAGCGCTCCGAGCAGGAGGACCCTGCGACATGA
- the thiE gene encoding thiamine phosphate synthase, with product MSMATARLYLCTDARTRQGDFADFVDAAFAGGVDIIQLRDKALEGAEQLELLGILAEVADRHGRLWSANDRADIARVTGAPVLHLGQKDLPERLARTVVGPHTVIGLSTHTPEQVDAAAEADGLDYFCVGPVWATPTKPGRAAVGTGLVRHAASIGTNRPWFAIGGIDLTNIDEVVAAGAERVVVVRAITESDDPSGSARRLREALPAVVPVRAS from the coding sequence ATGTCCATGGCCACCGCACGTCTCTACCTCTGTACTGATGCGCGAACTCGTCAGGGCGACTTCGCCGACTTCGTGGATGCCGCGTTCGCGGGTGGCGTGGACATCATCCAGCTGCGGGACAAGGCCCTGGAGGGTGCCGAGCAGCTCGAGCTGCTCGGCATCCTCGCGGAGGTGGCCGACCGCCACGGCCGGCTCTGGTCCGCTAACGACCGCGCCGACATCGCCCGCGTCACCGGCGCTCCGGTGCTCCACCTCGGTCAGAAGGACCTCCCGGAGCGCCTCGCCCGGACGGTCGTGGGTCCGCATACGGTGATCGGCCTGTCCACCCATACCCCCGAGCAGGTCGACGCCGCCGCCGAGGCGGACGGCCTCGACTACTTCTGCGTCGGCCCGGTCTGGGCGACTCCGACCAAGCCGGGTCGCGCCGCCGTCGGAACCGGGCTCGTCCGCCACGCCGCGAGCATCGGCACGAACCGGCCGTGGTTCGCGATCGGCGGCATCGACCTGACGAACATCGACGAGGTGGTGGCGGCGGGCGCCGAGCGGGTCGTGGTCGTCCGGGCGATCACCGAGTCCGACGACCCCAGCGGCAGCGCGCGGCGACTGCGCGAAGCTCTGCCGGCTGTCGTGCCCGTGAGGGCGTCCTGA